One Bradyrhizobium sp. CCGB12 genomic window carries:
- a CDS encoding D-alanyl-D-alanine carboxypeptidase encodes MLRNNLSSSRLARVGVFGLLTITTAVIFTTDAAEARRHRRHYAHHRVQRDVSESSSPKFASIIVDGNSGSVLQATSPDGIRHPASLTKIMTLYLLFERLESGKMKLDTEMPVSQHAADQDPTKLNLRAGQTIRVEDAIKGLVTRSANDAAVVIAEAIAGDEDDFAQMMTRKARSLGMSKTVYRNANGLPNDEQVTTARDQATLGRAIQERFPRYYRYFATASFNWRGQSIRNHNHLLGNVEGVDGIKTGYTRASGFNLVTSMRRGNRHLIGVVLGGRSGGSRDAIMRNLLAENLEKGATTHTVVAVTERNGTDANTDVADASDTPARPVAQVQAAATPASEAAPSRFAARLSTLAAATAAVPPAQPRAEANKPEVRPTESKIEPAPLTNGVISSQPLSIIPGSSEPMKPVRVKTVQVKAGPVKVASAAPTQVSPPVTNAIPSRSDVAETSGAVVARADLINRAEIASQPDAPKTEIARTEMPRQPAGFGTGNGILGVLPATTAAAPTPAAPRLASADPAPQAIQMSATTKPTVTHSGWIVQVGALDSENEAQQRIDAARSSARGLLSKADPFTEPVVAKDNRKLYRARFAGLERDQAEAVCRALKRADISCITVRN; translated from the coding sequence ATGCTTCGTAACAACTTGTCTTCCTCGCGCTTGGCGCGGGTCGGTGTCTTCGGGCTTCTTACGATCACCACCGCGGTCATCTTCACCACGGATGCGGCCGAGGCGCGGCGCCACCGCCGCCACTACGCGCACCACCGGGTGCAGCGCGATGTGTCCGAGAGCTCCAGCCCGAAGTTCGCGTCCATCATCGTCGACGGCAATTCCGGCTCCGTGCTCCAGGCAACGAGCCCCGACGGGATCCGCCATCCCGCCTCGCTCACCAAGATCATGACGCTCTACCTGCTGTTCGAGCGTCTGGAGTCCGGCAAGATGAAGCTCGACACCGAGATGCCGGTGTCGCAGCACGCCGCTGATCAGGATCCGACCAAGCTGAACCTGCGTGCCGGCCAGACCATTCGCGTCGAGGATGCGATCAAGGGCCTCGTCACCCGCTCCGCCAATGACGCCGCCGTGGTGATCGCGGAAGCGATCGCAGGCGACGAGGACGATTTCGCCCAGATGATGACGCGCAAGGCGCGCTCGCTCGGCATGTCCAAGACGGTCTACCGCAACGCCAACGGCCTTCCCAACGACGAGCAGGTGACGACGGCACGCGACCAGGCCACGCTCGGCCGTGCCATCCAGGAGCGCTTCCCGCGTTACTATCGCTACTTCGCGACCGCCTCGTTCAACTGGCGCGGACAGTCGATCCGGAACCACAATCACCTGCTCGGCAATGTCGAGGGCGTGGACGGCATCAAGACCGGCTATACCCGCGCCTCCGGCTTCAACCTCGTCACCTCGATGCGCCGCGGCAATCGCCACCTGATCGGCGTTGTGCTCGGCGGCCGCAGCGGCGGCTCGCGCGACGCCATCATGCGCAATCTGCTCGCGGAGAATCTCGAGAAGGGCGCGACCACCCACACCGTCGTCGCCGTCACCGAGCGCAACGGCACCGACGCCAATACCGACGTCGCCGACGCATCCGATACCCCGGCACGCCCTGTGGCACAGGTCCAGGCCGCGGCCACCCCTGCCTCCGAAGCCGCCCCGTCGCGTTTCGCCGCGCGCCTGTCGACGCTTGCCGCTGCGACTGCCGCGGTGCCGCCGGCTCAGCCCAGAGCTGAAGCCAACAAGCCCGAGGTTCGACCGACTGAATCCAAGATCGAGCCGGCTCCGCTCACCAATGGCGTGATCTCCAGCCAGCCGCTGTCGATCATCCCCGGCTCGTCCGAGCCGATGAAGCCGGTCCGGGTCAAGACGGTTCAGGTCAAGGCCGGCCCCGTGAAGGTCGCCTCCGCCGCCCCGACCCAGGTATCGCCGCCGGTCACGAACGCCATTCCGTCCCGGTCCGACGTCGCGGAAACCTCCGGCGCCGTCGTTGCCCGGGCCGACCTCATCAACAGGGCCGAGATCGCGAGCCAACCAGACGCACCGAAGACCGAAATCGCCCGCACCGAAATGCCGCGGCAGCCGGCGGGCTTCGGTACCGGCAACGGCATCCTCGGGGTGCTTCCGGCCACAACCGCCGCCGCGCCCACTCCGGCCGCTCCGAGGCTCGCTTCCGCCGACCCGGCGCCGCAGGCGATCCAGATGAGCGCCACGACCAAGCCGACCGTCACCCACAGCGGCTGGATCGTCCAGGTCGGCGCGCTCGACAGCGAGAACGAAGCCCAACAGCGCATCGACGCCGCCCGCAGCTCGGCCCGCGGCCTGCTCAGCAAGGCCGACCCGTTCACCGAGCCGGTTGTCGCCAAGGACAATCGCAAGCTCTACCGCGCCCGCTTCGCCGGGCTCGAGCGCGACCAGGCCGAAGCCGTCTGCCGCGCCCTGAAGCGCGCCGATATCTCCTGCATCACCGTCCGCAACTGA
- a CDS encoding phasin family protein, whose protein sequence is MFKVEDFQNYGKEQFEQCVASATSVQHGLQAIASAYGDYTKKSFEDTKSFVEKLSGVKSLDKAVEAQTDFARSSYETFVAESQKIAGLYSDLAKQAFKPVETIVSKFTPAAN, encoded by the coding sequence ATGTTCAAGGTTGAAGACTTTCAGAACTACGGCAAAGAGCAATTCGAGCAGTGCGTCGCGTCCGCGACCTCGGTGCAGCATGGCCTCCAGGCGATCGCCAGCGCCTATGGCGACTACACCAAGAAGTCGTTCGAAGACACGAAGTCCTTCGTCGAGAAGCTTTCCGGCGTGAAGTCGCTGGACAAGGCCGTGGAAGCGCAGACCGACTTCGCCCGTTCCTCCTACGAGACCTTCGTTGCGGAATCGCAGAAGATCGCCGGCCTCTACAGCGACCTCGCCAAGCAGGCCTTCAAGCCGGTCGAGACCATCGTGTCGAAGTTCACCCCGGCCGCTAATTAA
- the clpS gene encoding ATP-dependent Clp protease adapter ClpS, with protein MSNDDNRSNGPTGPNTSVITKVKPKTKRPNLYRVLILNDDYTPMEFVVHVLEKFFQKDIEAATKIMLHVHHHGIGECGVFTYEIAETKVTQVMDFARKHQHPLQCVMEKK; from the coding sequence ATGAGCAATGACGACAATCGTTCCAATGGTCCGACGGGGCCGAACACCTCGGTCATCACCAAGGTCAAGCCCAAGACCAAGCGGCCGAACCTGTACCGTGTGTTGATCCTCAATGACGACTACACGCCGATGGAATTCGTCGTCCATGTCCTGGAGAAATTCTTCCAGAAGGACATCGAGGCCGCAACCAAGATCATGCTGCACGTCCATCATCACGGGATCGGCGAGTGCGGTGTGTTCACCTACGAGATTGCCGAGACCAAGGTGACGCAGGTGATGGATTTCGCCCGCAAGCACCAGCATCCGCTGCAATGCGTGATGGAAAAGAAATAA
- the clpA gene encoding ATP-dependent Clp protease ATP-binding subunit ClpA, which yields MPTFSQSLEQSLHRALAIANERHHQYATLEHLLLSLIDDSDAAAVMRACSVDLDKLRTSLVNYLETEFENLVTDGADDAKPTAGFQRVIQRAVIHVQSSGREEVTGANVLIAIFAERESHAAYFLQEQDMTRYDAVNYISHGIAKRPGVSEARPVRGVDEETETKGNEDTKKKGEALETYCVNLNKKARDGKIDPVIGRNSEINRAIQVLCRRQKNNPLFVGEAGVGKTAIAEGLAKRIVDSEVPEVLAAATVFSLDMGTLLAGTRYRGDFEERLKQVLKELEAHPNAILFIDEIHTVIGAGATSGGAMDASNLLKPALASGTIRCMGSTTYKEYRQHFEKDRALVRRFQKIDINEPTVEDAIAILKGLKPYFEDYHRLKYTNEAIEAAVQLSSRYIHDRKLPDKAIDVIDESGAAQMLVAENKRKKTIGIKEIETTIASMARIPPKSVSKDDAEVLKHLEQTLKRTVFGQDKAIESLAASIKLARAGLREPEKPIGCYLFSGPTGVGKTEVAKQLAASLGVELLRFDMSEYMERHTVSRLIGAPPGYVGFDQGGLLTDGVDQHPHCVVLLDEIEKAHPDLYNVLLQIMDHGRLTDHNGKQVNFRNVILIMTTNAGASDLAKQAFGFTRSKREGDDHEAINRQFAPEFRNRLDAIVSFGHLSVEVIGTVVEKFVLQLEAQLGDRDVTIELSEPAKAWLVQHGYDEQMGARPMARVIQEHIKKPLADEVLFGKLKGGGHVRVVLVKDEADETKDKIGFEFVEGPVTPKQEKLPGTRKRPPGKSKPGGPGGSKGPTSKGPLVKA from the coding sequence ATGCCGACTTTTTCCCAAAGCCTTGAACAATCCCTGCATCGTGCGCTGGCGATCGCAAACGAGCGTCATCACCAATACGCGACGCTCGAGCATCTCTTGCTCTCCTTGATCGACGACTCCGATGCAGCCGCGGTCATGCGTGCCTGTAGCGTCGATCTCGACAAGCTCCGCACGAGCCTCGTCAATTATCTTGAGACCGAATTCGAGAATCTGGTGACGGATGGCGCAGACGATGCCAAGCCGACCGCCGGTTTCCAGCGCGTGATCCAGCGCGCGGTGATCCACGTGCAGTCGTCTGGTCGCGAAGAGGTGACCGGCGCCAACGTGCTGATCGCGATCTTCGCCGAGCGTGAAAGCCATGCCGCGTATTTCCTGCAGGAGCAGGACATGACGCGCTATGACGCCGTCAACTACATCAGCCACGGCATTGCCAAGCGGCCGGGCGTCTCCGAGGCGCGGCCCGTGCGCGGCGTCGACGAGGAGACCGAGACCAAGGGCAACGAGGACACCAAGAAGAAGGGGGAGGCGCTTGAGACCTATTGCGTCAACCTCAACAAGAAGGCGCGCGACGGCAAGATCGATCCGGTGATTGGACGCAATTCCGAGATCAACCGCGCGATCCAGGTGCTGTGCCGCCGGCAGAAGAACAACCCGCTGTTCGTCGGCGAAGCCGGCGTCGGCAAGACCGCGATCGCGGAAGGCCTCGCCAAGCGCATCGTCGACAGCGAGGTGCCGGAGGTGCTGGCGGCTGCGACGGTGTTTTCGCTCGACATGGGCACGCTGCTCGCCGGTACGCGTTATCGCGGCGACTTCGAAGAGCGCCTGAAGCAGGTGCTGAAGGAACTCGAGGCGCATCCCAACGCCATCCTGTTCATCGACGAGATCCACACCGTGATCGGTGCGGGTGCGACGTCGGGCGGGGCGATGGACGCCTCGAACCTGCTTAAGCCGGCGCTGGCCTCGGGCACCATTCGTTGCATGGGCTCGACCACCTACAAGGAATACCGTCAGCACTTCGAGAAGGATCGCGCGCTGGTTCGGCGGTTCCAGAAGATCGACATCAACGAGCCGACGGTCGAGGACGCCATCGCGATCCTCAAGGGCCTCAAGCCGTATTTCGAGGACTACCACCGGCTGAAGTACACCAACGAGGCGATCGAGGCCGCGGTGCAGCTCTCCTCGCGCTACATCCACGACCGCAAGCTGCCCGACAAGGCGATCGACGTGATCGACGAGTCAGGCGCTGCGCAGATGCTGGTGGCCGAGAACAAGCGCAAGAAGACCATCGGCATCAAGGAGATCGAGACCACGATCGCCTCGATGGCGCGGATCCCGCCGAAGAGCGTGTCGAAGGACGATGCCGAGGTGCTCAAGCATCTCGAGCAGACCCTGAAGCGCACCGTGTTCGGCCAGGACAAGGCGATCGAGTCGCTCGCCGCTTCGATCAAGCTGGCGCGCGCCGGCCTACGCGAGCCGGAGAAGCCGATCGGCTGCTACCTGTTCTCAGGCCCGACCGGCGTCGGCAAGACGGAAGTGGCAAAGCAGCTCGCGGCCAGTCTCGGCGTCGAGTTGTTGCGCTTCGACATGTCCGAATACATGGAGCGACACACCGTGTCGCGCCTGATCGGCGCTCCTCCCGGCTATGTCGGCTTCGACCAGGGCGGCCTGCTCACCGATGGCGTCGATCAGCATCCGCATTGCGTGGTGCTGCTGGACGAGATCGAGAAGGCGCATCCTGATCTCTACAACGTGCTGCTCCAGATCATGGATCACGGCCGGCTCACCGATCACAACGGCAAGCAGGTCAATTTCCGCAACGTGATCCTGATTATGACCACGAACGCCGGTGCTTCCGATCTCGCCAAGCAGGCGTTCGGCTTCACGCGCTCCAAGCGGGAAGGCGACGACCACGAGGCGATCAACCGGCAGTTCGCGCCGGAATTCCGCAACCGCCTCGATGCCATCGTCTCGTTCGGCCATCTCAGCGTCGAGGTGATTGGTACGGTGGTCGAGAAGTTCGTGCTTCAGCTCGAGGCGCAGCTCGGCGACCGCGACGTCACCATCGAGCTGTCCGAGCCGGCCAAGGCGTGGTTGGTCCAGCATGGTTACGATGAGCAGATGGGTGCACGTCCCATGGCTCGCGTGATCCAGGAGCACATCAAGAAGCCGCTGGCCGACGAGGTTCTGTTCGGCAAGCTCAAGGGCGGCGGTCACGTCCGCGTCGTCCTGGTCAAGGACGAGGCCGACGAGACCAAGGACAAGATCGGCTTCGAGTTCGTCGAGGGTCCGGTCACGCCGAAGCAGGAGAAGCTGCCCGGCACCCGCAAGCGCCCGCCTGGCAAGTCCAAGCCCGGCGGTCCCGGCGGCTCCAAGGGGCCGACCTCGAAGGGGCCGTTGGTCAAAGCCTGA
- a CDS encoding translation initiation factor 2: MRSFGIVALSVMLGGCASVTRGTTENISISSTPSGVEAMVSGLEVPTTCTTPCAIVAKRSADITITFEKEGYQSQTVQLTKEVSGTGAAGFAGNILAGGLIGMGVDAATGAATDHKPNPVIVTMQPSVPHAAPRAPKKPRSPRAPEAGT; the protein is encoded by the coding sequence ATGCGTTCATTTGGAATCGTGGCGCTCAGCGTCATGCTGGGCGGCTGCGCGTCTGTTACGCGCGGCACCACCGAAAACATCAGCATTTCATCGACACCTTCAGGCGTGGAAGCGATGGTCTCCGGGCTCGAAGTGCCCACCACCTGCACCACGCCATGCGCCATCGTCGCCAAGCGCAGCGCCGACATCACGATCACCTTCGAGAAGGAAGGCTATCAATCGCAGACTGTACAGCTCACCAAGGAGGTCTCGGGCACGGGGGCCGCGGGTTTCGCCGGCAACATCCTGGCCGGCGGCCTCATCGGCATGGGCGTCGATGCTGCGACCGGCGCGGCAACCGATCACAAGCCGAACCCGGTCATCGTGACAATGCAACCGTCCGTTCCGCACGCAGCGCCACGTGCTCCGAAGAAGCCGCGGTCGCCGCGCGCTCCGGAAGCCGGTACGTAA
- a CDS encoding MFS transporter: MSSAPIEHADGLPQPQRNQAILTIALGIIMAVVDSAIANVALPTIAADLDASPAFSIWIVNGYQLAITISLLPLASLGEIVGYRRVYLVGLVLFTLASAFCALADTLPLLTIARIIQGFGAAGIMSVNAALVRFTYPRSQLGRGIGLNALVVAFSAAIGPTLAAGILAVGSWPWLFAINVPLGVVTLLLGLRSLPHTTPASRSFDWQSAGLSAITFGVGIAAVDSVGHGEAAITCLVQFAIAIAAGALLIYRETHMTSPLLPVDLLRIPVFALSIATSIASFCGQMLAFVAIPFYLQSRFGYSAVHMGLLITPWPIAVAFAAPLAGRLVEHYPAGLLGGIGLTLFACGLGALAFLPASPTPLDVIWRMALAGAGFGLFQTPNNRTMIAAAPRERAGGASGMLGTARLLGQTTGAALVALLLGRYPVEGTRLALLVGVGFALCGAVLSMLRLSPAGGRGAEHVRVQDDQRLRGE; encoded by the coding sequence ATGTCGTCCGCCCCGATCGAGCATGCCGACGGCCTGCCGCAGCCGCAGCGCAACCAGGCGATCCTGACCATTGCGCTCGGCATCATCATGGCGGTGGTCGACAGCGCCATCGCCAATGTGGCGCTGCCGACGATTGCGGCCGACCTCGATGCGAGCCCGGCCTTCTCGATCTGGATCGTCAACGGCTATCAGCTCGCGATCACGATCTCGCTGCTGCCGCTGGCGTCGCTCGGCGAGATCGTCGGCTATCGCCGCGTCTATCTGGTCGGGCTGGTACTGTTCACGCTCGCATCGGCCTTCTGCGCGTTGGCGGATACGCTGCCGCTGCTTACGATCGCGCGCATCATCCAGGGTTTTGGCGCAGCCGGCATCATGAGCGTCAACGCGGCGCTGGTGCGCTTCACCTATCCGCGCAGCCAGCTCGGCCGCGGCATCGGACTCAACGCGCTCGTGGTCGCCTTCTCGGCCGCGATCGGCCCGACGCTGGCGGCCGGCATCCTCGCGGTCGGAAGCTGGCCCTGGCTGTTCGCCATTAACGTGCCGCTCGGTGTGGTGACGCTGCTGCTCGGCCTGCGCAGCCTGCCGCACACAACGCCCGCCAGCCGGTCCTTCGACTGGCAAAGCGCCGGCCTTTCCGCCATCACTTTCGGCGTCGGCATCGCAGCCGTCGACAGCGTCGGTCATGGCGAGGCCGCGATCACATGCCTCGTTCAATTCGCCATCGCTATTGCCGCGGGCGCGCTGCTGATCTATCGCGAAACGCACATGACCTCGCCGCTCCTGCCGGTCGATCTGTTGCGCATCCCCGTGTTCGCGCTGTCAATTGCGACCTCGATCGCATCGTTCTGCGGGCAGATGCTGGCCTTCGTCGCGATCCCCTTCTACCTCCAGAGCCGCTTCGGCTATTCGGCGGTTCATATGGGCCTCTTGATCACGCCCTGGCCGATCGCGGTGGCTTTCGCGGCGCCCCTCGCCGGCCGCCTGGTCGAGCATTATCCGGCCGGCCTGCTCGGTGGCATCGGGCTGACGCTGTTCGCCTGCGGCCTCGGCGCGCTCGCCTTCCTGCCCGCAAGCCCGACGCCGCTCGACGTGATCTGGCGCATGGCGCTGGCTGGCGCCGGCTTCGGCCTGTTCCAGACCCCCAACAACCGCACCATGATCGCGGCCGCCCCGCGCGAGCGCGCCGGCGGCGCCAGCGGCATGCTGGGCACGGCGCGGCTGCTCGGCCAGACCACGGGCGCCGCGCTGGTGGCGCTGCTCCTCGGACGGTATCCGGTCGAGGGAACCAGGCTGGCCCTGCTCGTCGGCGTCGGATTTGCGCTCTGCGGCGCGGTGCTGAGCATGCTGCGGCTGTCACCCGCGGGCGGACGCGGCGCCGAGCATGTCCGCGTGCAGGATGACCAGCGCCTGCGCGGCGAATGA
- a CDS encoding aldo/keto reductase translates to MEYRRLGRSGLMVPALSLGTGTFGGVGRLAAWGTTDATEARRLLDICLDAGVSMFDTANVYSLGESERVLGEAIKGRRDKVLISTKATFRFGDGPNDIGSSRQHLLAAIDGSLSRLGTDYIDLFQLHGFDAFTPPEEVLATLDVLVRAGKIRYVGVSNFSGWHLMKSLSVADKHGFPRYVANQTYYSLIGRDYEWELMPLGLDQGLGAVVWSPLGWGRLTGKIRRGQPKPDVSRLPKTAEFGPPVPDEHVYRVVDAIDEIAKETGKSVSQIALNWLLQRPTVSTLIIGARNETQLRENLGAVGWSLTKDQITKLDAASKVTLPYPYWHQRTTFTDRNPPAV, encoded by the coding sequence ATGGAATACCGACGCTTGGGCCGCTCAGGCCTCATGGTGCCCGCCTTGAGTCTTGGGACCGGCACCTTCGGCGGCGTCGGCCGCCTTGCTGCGTGGGGTACGACCGACGCGACCGAAGCGCGACGCCTTCTGGACATCTGCCTCGATGCCGGCGTGTCTATGTTCGACACTGCGAATGTCTATTCGCTCGGCGAGTCCGAACGGGTGCTCGGCGAAGCCATCAAGGGGCGCCGTGACAAGGTCTTGATCTCGACCAAAGCAACCTTCCGCTTCGGCGACGGTCCCAACGACATCGGCTCGTCGCGGCAACACCTGCTCGCGGCCATCGACGGTTCGCTGAGCCGGCTCGGCACCGATTACATCGACCTGTTCCAGCTCCATGGCTTCGACGCCTTCACCCCGCCCGAAGAGGTGCTCGCCACCCTCGATGTGCTCGTGCGCGCCGGTAAGATCCGCTATGTCGGCGTTTCCAATTTTTCGGGTTGGCACCTGATGAAGTCGCTCTCCGTGGCCGACAAGCACGGCTTCCCGCGCTACGTCGCTAACCAGACCTATTATTCACTGATCGGCCGCGACTACGAATGGGAGCTGATGCCGCTCGGCCTCGACCAGGGGTTGGGTGCCGTGGTCTGGTCGCCGCTTGGATGGGGCCGCCTCACCGGAAAGATCCGCCGCGGCCAGCCCAAGCCGGACGTCAGCCGCCTGCCCAAGACCGCCGAGTTCGGCCCGCCCGTGCCGGACGAGCATGTCTATCGTGTCGTCGATGCGATCGACGAGATCGCGAAGGAGACGGGCAAGAGCGTCTCGCAGATCGCGCTGAACTGGCTGCTCCAGCGCCCCACAGTCTCGACGCTGATCATCGGTGCGCGCAACGAAACGCAGCTGCGCGAAAATCTCGGCGCAGTCGGCTGGTCGCTGACCAAGGACCAGATCACAAAGCTCGACGCCGCGAGCAAGGTGACGCTGCCCTATCCCTACTGGCACCAGCGCACGACTTTCACCGACCGCAATCCGCCGGCGGTATAG
- a CDS encoding helix-turn-helix domain-containing protein: MPIQFTTDGSPGYRRLALWQDIVCDVFVGLDCKSDLGSAFHGSVTQASLGRAVCSEVCSDRQHVFRTPSRIARSDQDFVLVALGNRGDGGVVQDGRETVIHPGEFALYDTTRPYELKFSDTFTQTIFKVPREMLQRRLGGTEALTAIAFGADVPLERLAYDFIFRLCQNADRLAPGNAAALSEQAVDLLAMVLSERLGKTSLPSSTHRSALLYRLKAHIRTRLPDPDLSLSETAAALGISPRYVNDLLADEDTSFQRYVLAERLAQCRRDLASPVLAHRHISEIAFAWGFNDLSHFGRVFRDHFGMSPRDFRQSQLRH, encoded by the coding sequence ATGCCAATCCAGTTCACGACCGACGGCAGCCCCGGCTACCGGCGGCTGGCCCTCTGGCAGGACATCGTCTGCGACGTCTTCGTCGGGCTCGACTGCAAGTCCGACCTCGGCAGCGCCTTTCACGGCTCGGTCACGCAGGCTTCGCTCGGCAGGGCCGTGTGCTCCGAGGTCTGCTCCGACCGTCAGCACGTCTTCCGCACGCCTTCGCGCATCGCGCGCTCGGATCAGGATTTCGTCCTGGTCGCGCTCGGCAATCGCGGCGACGGCGGGGTGGTGCAGGACGGCCGCGAGACGGTGATCCATCCCGGCGAGTTCGCTCTGTATGACACCACGCGGCCCTATGAGCTGAAGTTCAGCGACACCTTCACCCAGACCATCTTCAAGGTGCCGCGGGAGATGTTGCAACGCCGGCTCGGCGGCACCGAGGCGCTGACCGCAATCGCGTTCGGCGCCGACGTGCCGCTCGAACGGCTCGCCTACGATTTCATCTTCAGGCTCTGCCAGAACGCGGACCGGCTCGCACCGGGCAACGCGGCCGCATTGTCAGAGCAGGCCGTCGACCTGCTCGCCATGGTGCTGAGCGAACGGCTCGGCAAGACATCGCTGCCGTCCTCGACCCATCGCTCGGCCCTGCTCTACCGGCTGAAAGCGCATATCCGGACGCGCCTACCCGACCCCGATCTGTCCCTGTCGGAGACCGCAGCGGCGCTCGGCATCTCGCCGCGCTATGTCAATGATCTCCTCGCCGACGAGGATACGTCGTTCCAGCGCTACGTCCTCGCCGAACGCCTCGCCCAATGCCGGCGTGACCTCGCCTCGCCCGTGCTCGCCCATCGCCACATCAGCGAGATCGCCTTCGCCTGGGGCTTCAACGACCTCTCGCATTTCGGCCGCGTCTTCCGCGACCATTTCGGGATGTCGCCGCGCGACTTCAGGCAGAGCCAGTTGCGGCACTGA
- a CDS encoding carbon-nitrogen hydrolase family protein encodes MGIEHPKYKVAVVQAAPAWLDLDASIDKSIALIREAAEKGAKLIAFPEAFIPGYPWHIWMDSPAWAIGRGFVQRYFDNSLSYDSPQAEKLCEAVRKAKLTAVIGLSERDGGSLYLAQWLIGPDGETIAKRRKLRPTHAERTVYGEGDGSDLAVHARPDIGRLGALCCWEHLQPLSKYAMYAQNEQVHVAAWPSFSLYDPFAPALGAEVNNAASRVYAVEGSCFVLAPCATVSQAMIDELCDRPDKHALLHAGGGFAAIYGPDGSQIGEKLAPDQEGLLIAEIDLGAIGVAKNAADPAGHYSRPDVTRLLLNKKRYQRVEQFAPPVDTVEPTDIGAAAS; translated from the coding sequence ATGGGCATCGAACATCCGAAATACAAGGTGGCGGTGGTGCAGGCGGCGCCGGCCTGGCTCGACCTCGACGCCTCGATCGACAAGTCGATCGCGCTGATCAGGGAGGCCGCGGAAAAGGGCGCCAAGCTGATCGCCTTTCCCGAAGCCTTCATCCCCGGCTATCCCTGGCACATCTGGATGGACTCGCCGGCCTGGGCGATCGGCCGCGGTTTTGTGCAGCGCTATTTCGACAACTCGCTGTCTTATGACAGTCCGCAGGCTGAAAAGCTGTGCGAGGCCGTGCGCAAGGCAAAGCTCACCGCCGTGATCGGCCTGTCCGAGCGCGACGGCGGCAGCCTTTATCTGGCGCAATGGCTGATCGGACCCGACGGCGAGACCATCGCGAAACGCCGCAAGCTGCGGCCGACCCATGCCGAGCGCACCGTCTACGGCGAGGGCGACGGCAGCGATCTTGCCGTGCATGCGCGGCCCGACATCGGCCGTCTCGGCGCGCTCTGCTGCTGGGAGCATCTCCAGCCGCTGTCGAAATACGCGATGTACGCGCAGAACGAGCAGGTGCATGTCGCGGCCTGGCCGAGCTTCTCGCTCTACGATCCGTTCGCGCCGGCGTTAGGGGCCGAGGTGAACAATGCGGCTTCGCGCGTCTATGCGGTAGAAGGCTCCTGCTTCGTGCTCGCGCCTTGTGCGACAGTGTCGCAGGCCATGATCGACGAGCTCTGCGACCGGCCGGACAAGCATGCGCTGCTGCATGCCGGCGGCGGCTTTGCCGCGATCTACGGTCCCGACGGCAGCCAGATCGGCGAGAAGCTGGCGCCGGACCAGGAGGGGCTGCTGATTGCCGAGATCGATCTCGGCGCCATCGGCGTTGCCAAGAACGCCGCCGATCCTGCCGGGCACTATTCGCGGCCCGACGTGACGCGGCTCCTGCTCAACAAGAAGCGATACCAGCGCGTCGAGCAGTTCGCGCCGCCAGTCGACACGGTCGAGCCAACGGACATCGGCGCGGCGGCGAGCTGA